One Pseudomonas sp. C27(2019) DNA window includes the following coding sequences:
- the xerC gene encoding tyrosine recombinase XerC, whose amino-acid sequence MHVQFAAFIEYLETERQVSVHTLSAYRSDLAKVLEFAKRQQLDSWKDLQVAHVRQLVAELHAGGLVGRSIARLLSALRGLYAYLVREGVCQHDPAAGIRPPKGARKLPKVLDVDRAQQLLDSPIADDFAACRDHAILELFYSSGLRLSELVGLNLADIDLQQGLVLVLGKGNKQRMLPVGSKAIAALQQWLAVRGQVQTQDQALFIGVRGRRMSPQLVRERVRQAGARELGQHLHPHMLRHSFASHVLESSHDLRAVQELLGHADISTTQIYTHLDFQHLAQVYDQAHPRARRKLKE is encoded by the coding sequence ATGCATGTTCAGTTCGCTGCTTTTATCGAGTACCTAGAGACTGAGCGGCAAGTATCCGTGCACACTTTAAGTGCCTATCGCAGTGACTTGGCTAAAGTTTTAGAGTTTGCTAAGCGCCAACAACTAGACAGCTGGAAGGATCTGCAGGTGGCGCATGTGCGCCAATTGGTTGCCGAGTTGCATGCAGGTGGCCTCGTCGGACGCAGCATTGCCCGCTTATTGTCAGCGCTGCGAGGGCTCTATGCATATTTAGTGCGAGAGGGTGTGTGTCAGCACGATCCAGCAGCAGGTATTCGCCCACCCAAAGGCGCGCGAAAGCTACCTAAGGTGCTGGATGTCGATCGCGCCCAACAGTTGCTCGACAGCCCGATTGCCGATGATTTTGCAGCCTGTCGTGATCACGCTATTTTAGAGCTGTTTTATTCATCGGGCTTACGCTTATCTGAATTGGTGGGTTTAAATCTAGCCGATATCGATCTTCAGCAAGGCTTGGTTTTGGTCCTCGGTAAGGGTAATAAACAGCGCATGCTGCCGGTGGGTAGCAAGGCTATTGCTGCGCTGCAGCAGTGGCTGGCTGTTCGTGGGCAAGTGCAGACTCAGGATCAGGCCTTATTTATTGGTGTGCGTGGGCGGCGTATGAGTCCACAATTGGTGCGCGAACGCGTACGCCAAGCGGGTGCACGCGAGCTGGGTCAGCATCTACACCCGCATATGCTCAGGCACTCTTTCGCCAGCCATGTGCTGGAATCATCCCATGATTTACGAGCAGTACAAGAGCTGCTTGGACATGCTGATATCAGTACCACGCAGATCTATACCCATCTTGATTTTCAACATTTGGCGCAGGTGTATGATCAAGCGCACCCGCGAGCGAGGCGCAAACTAAAAGAATGA
- a CDS encoding diaminopimelate epimerase, whose translation MLLRFSKMHGLGIDLMVIDLISQYAYIQPQHMRTWGDRRSGVGFQRLALIEVPQHPDVDFSCRVFDSDGVEVDWLASDLCCVARLVADKRLISKAQMRVEVRHAVLDVQVHADGSVTVALERPDILHERIALPLSFIKQYEHASWLLDSSFLLMTASCLHAVLRVADVTQVPMAELLAHLDEHASLPLGTIVSVVHVQDRNTLSVLMWQLGADLIDSFSPSLCTVTMLAMQQKWVERQAHIELASGKARAHLEWQENATQVHLTGSATRIYEGQIRL comes from the coding sequence ATGCTGCTGCGTTTTAGCAAAATGCACGGCTTAGGTATTGACTTGATGGTTATCGACTTAATCAGTCAGTACGCCTATATCCAGCCGCAGCATATGCGTACTTGGGGTGATCGCCGCTCTGGTGTTGGTTTTCAGCGCTTGGCTTTAATTGAGGTGCCACAACACCCAGATGTTGATTTCAGTTGCCGCGTGTTTGATAGCGATGGTGTAGAAGTAGACTGGTTAGCCAGCGACTTGTGCTGCGTGGCCCGCTTGGTTGCTGATAAGCGGTTAATTTCCAAAGCGCAGATGCGTGTCGAAGTGCGTCATGCTGTGTTAGACGTGCAAGTGCATGCGGATGGTTCGGTGACTGTTGCGCTTGAGCGGCCTGATATCTTGCATGAACGTATTGCTTTGCCGCTGAGCTTTATTAAGCAATACGAGCATGCGTCATGGTTACTTGATAGTAGTTTTTTGCTAATGACAGCCAGTTGTTTGCATGCTGTATTGCGCGTAGCAGATGTGACACAGGTGCCAATGGCTGAGTTGCTTGCGCACTTAGATGAGCATGCGAGTTTGCCACTGGGCACTATAGTTAGCGTTGTGCACGTGCAAGATAGAAATACTTTAAGCGTGCTGATGTGGCAGCTGGGGGCTGATCTTATTGATAGCTTCAGCCCTAGTCTCTGCACAGTGACGATGCTTGCAATGCAGCAAAAATGGGTCGAACGACAGGCGCACATTGAGTTAGCCAGTGGCAAGGCTAGAGCACACTTAGAGTGGCAGGAAAATGCTACTCAGGTGCATCTTACTGGCTCAGCAACCCGCATTTATGAAGGGCAGATTCGCTTATGA
- the rnk gene encoding nucleoside diphosphate kinase regulator: protein MSSKPAITVTRLDMQRLEHMLEHLDNYDAAAEALEAELARANFVGHTEIADDIVTMNSKAHFYEENSNTEYQLTLVYPQQAGIEGNVSILAPIGTALLGLSVGQSIDWQTPKGKILKLTLKRVEFQPEAAQQYTL, encoded by the coding sequence ATGAGCAGCAAACCCGCGATCACTGTCACTCGTCTAGATATGCAGCGCCTAGAGCATATGCTTGAGCATCTAGACAACTATGACGCAGCCGCCGAAGCCTTAGAAGCAGAGCTGGCTCGGGCGAATTTTGTTGGCCATACGGAAATTGCCGATGACATCGTCACCATGAATTCTAAGGCGCATTTTTATGAAGAAAACAGCAATACTGAGTACCAACTGACTTTAGTCTACCCGCAGCAAGCGGGCATCGAAGGTAACGTATCCATTTTAGCGCCCATTGGCACAGCACTCTTGGGCTTGAGCGTTGGCCAAAGCATTGATTGGCAAACACCTAAAGGCAAAATTTTAAAGTTGACGCTCAAACGTGTTGAGTTCCAGCCTGAGGCAGCACAGCAATACACCCTATAA
- a CDS encoding HAD family hydrolase, with translation MSIRLITFDLDDTLWSVQPVIIAADNALRTWLAQYAPRLEALTPERLQQLRGEVVQRQPELDRRVSELRYQVLLRALLQSGYAQREAQELAEQAFQVFLAARQNVELFADVLPTLEHLRHRYMLAALSNGNADVRRVGLGAYFSFALNADMLGVAKPEPQVFLAALARAQVSPTHSIHIGDHPQDDIFGAQQVGMRTIWFNPEQKIWTGEREPDAQVSRISQLPDVIKRFSE, from the coding sequence ATGAGTATTCGTTTAATTACTTTTGATTTAGATGACACATTATGGTCAGTGCAGCCGGTGATTATCGCTGCAGATAATGCTTTGCGTACTTGGTTGGCGCAGTATGCACCACGTTTAGAGGCGCTGACGCCAGAGCGTTTGCAGCAGTTACGGGGCGAGGTGGTGCAGCGGCAGCCTGAATTGGATCGGCGTGTCAGTGAGTTGCGGTATCAGGTGCTGTTACGGGCATTATTGCAATCAGGCTATGCTCAGCGTGAGGCACAAGAGCTTGCTGAGCAGGCATTTCAGGTGTTCCTAGCGGCGCGGCAAAATGTTGAGTTGTTTGCTGATGTGTTGCCTACTTTAGAGCATTTGCGTCATCGCTACATGTTAGCGGCGCTGAGTAATGGTAATGCTGATGTGCGCCGAGTGGGTCTTGGTGCATATTTTTCCTTTGCTCTAAATGCTGACATGTTGGGTGTGGCTAAACCTGAACCTCAGGTGTTTTTGGCTGCGCTGGCACGGGCGCAGGTGAGTCCGACACATAGCATCCATATTGGTGATCACCCACAGGATGATATTTTTGGTGCGCAGCAGGTGGGTATGCGTACGATTTGGTTTAATCCAGAGCAAAAAATCTGGACCGGTGAGCGTGAGCCAGATGCACAGGTGAGTCGGATTTCGCAGCTGCCTGATGTGATTAAGCGGTTTAGCGAGTGA
- the dauA gene encoding C4-dicarboxylic acid transporter DauA, whose product MYIPPLFSALRQSFAQGYTLKALRGDISAGLTVGIIAIPLAMALAIAVGVPPQHGLYTVLIGGSIIALTGGSRFNVSGPTAAFVVILLPITQQFGVGGLLLCTAMAGVILISMGVLRAGALLQFIPYPVTLGFTAGIGIVIATLQIKDAFGLSDIEPTANYIEQIGALAHAMPSIQMGDTLVAAITLAVLIIWPRFVPKIPGHLVALAVGSFIGLALNSADISVATIGDRFSYVVDGTSHPGIPPFLPSFMWPWQFSGPDGKPLVLSFELIRQLLAPAFAIAMLGAIESLLCAVVSDGMAGTKHDPNGELLGQGIGNILAPLFGGITATAAIARSAANVRAGAFSPIAAIIHAGVVLLAVVFLAPMFSHLPMAALAALLLMVAWNMSEPKHVVHTLRISPRNDVLILLTCLSLTVLFDMVLAVGVGLLLAAGLFIKSMSDLTDTTSVSREDHDLADLPDSVTVYAIRGPLFFGAAEKALSVLRKFNPEIRIAIIDLRAVPMLDMTALAALSNVMNDYQKNNIGIIFLGASARVRHKMHRAGIGLEHNKLAYVSNFTMAQIRAQSWLDAESQPQDESPSVEP is encoded by the coding sequence ATGTACATTCCGCCATTATTTTCAGCTTTACGCCAATCATTTGCCCAAGGCTATACATTAAAGGCTTTGCGCGGTGATATTAGCGCTGGCCTAACCGTCGGTATTATTGCAATCCCCCTAGCGATGGCACTGGCTATCGCGGTTGGTGTGCCGCCGCAGCATGGGTTGTATACCGTTCTGATTGGCGGCTCAATTATCGCCTTAACCGGTGGTTCGCGCTTTAACGTTTCCGGACCAACCGCAGCCTTTGTCGTGATTCTGCTGCCCATTACCCAACAATTCGGAGTGGGCGGCTTATTGCTGTGCACAGCAATGGCTGGAGTTATTTTAATTAGCATGGGGGTGCTGCGCGCGGGTGCATTGCTACAATTTATCCCCTACCCAGTCACCCTCGGCTTTACCGCCGGAATCGGTATAGTGATTGCGACCCTGCAAATTAAAGATGCATTTGGTTTAAGCGATATTGAACCAACAGCAAACTATATAGAGCAAATTGGCGCACTAGCGCATGCCATGCCGAGCATCCAAATGGGTGACACCTTGGTTGCGGCGATAACACTTGCAGTGCTGATTATCTGGCCGCGTTTTGTCCCAAAAATCCCGGGGCACTTGGTGGCTTTAGCGGTGGGTAGCTTTATTGGTCTTGCTTTAAACAGTGCAGATATTTCTGTAGCAACAATAGGTGACCGCTTCAGTTATGTCGTTGACGGCACCAGTCATCCAGGCATCCCACCCTTCTTACCTTCTTTTATGTGGCCGTGGCAGTTTTCCGGTCCCGACGGCAAGCCGCTGGTGCTTTCTTTTGAACTGATTAGGCAGTTGCTCGCCCCTGCGTTTGCAATTGCCATGCTTGGCGCAATCGAGTCACTACTCTGCGCGGTTGTCTCTGATGGCATGGCGGGCACTAAGCACGACCCAAACGGTGAACTACTCGGTCAAGGCATTGGTAATATTCTTGCGCCGTTGTTTGGTGGAATTACCGCCACAGCAGCTATCGCCCGCAGCGCAGCCAACGTTCGCGCCGGCGCTTTCTCACCAATTGCCGCAATTATTCATGCCGGTGTCGTTTTACTGGCCGTTGTATTTTTAGCGCCGATGTTTAGCCATTTGCCGATGGCCGCACTTGCAGCACTGCTGCTGATGGTTGCTTGGAACATGAGCGAACCCAAGCATGTGGTCCACACCCTGCGTATTTCGCCGCGCAATGACGTCCTTATTTTACTGACTTGTCTATCTCTGACGGTGCTGTTCGATATGGTCTTGGCAGTGGGTGTCGGCTTACTGTTAGCCGCTGGTTTATTTATTAAAAGCATGAGCGATTTAACTGACACAACGAGTGTTTCACGCGAAGATCACGATCTTGCTGACCTGCCAGACTCCGTCACTGTCTACGCGATTCGTGGGCCCTTGTTTTTTGGTGCAGCGGAAAAAGCGCTGAGCGTACTTCGCAAATTCAATCCTGAGATACGTATTGCCATTATTGATCTACGCGCAGTACCGATGCTGGACATGACCGCACTCGCCGCGTTGAGCAATGTGATGAACGACTATCAAAAAAACAATATTGGCATTATATTTCTTGGCGCATCCGCTCGAGTTCGCCACAAGATGCACCGTGCGGGTATCGGCCTAGAACACAATAAACTCGCTTATGTTAGCAACTTCACTATGGCGCAAATACGTGCACAAAGTTGGCTGGATGCCGAGTCTCAGCCACAAGATGAATCACCTAGCGTAGAGCCTTAA
- a CDS encoding DUF484 family protein, which produces MSNPQQPASITEEQVVAYLKSHPEFFIGQEDLLVQMRIPHARGSSVSLVERQMMVLRDRNTDMHNRLAHLMDVARDNDRLFEKVRRLVLEILDAQSLDELVGVVDDSLRHSFKVPFSALIVFSDKPINVGRSTSLKAAQQQISGVLVGGKAFCGVLRPKQLEFLFGDENAVQIKSAAVVALDYQGIQGVLAVGSNDQQYYSSSIDTLFLTYLADVLARVLAPMLASLQSVK; this is translated from the coding sequence ATGAGTAATCCGCAGCAACCCGCATCAATAACAGAAGAGCAGGTGGTGGCTTATTTAAAGAGTCACCCTGAGTTTTTTATTGGCCAGGAAGATTTGCTTGTGCAGATGCGGATTCCGCATGCACGTGGCAGCTCAGTCTCTCTTGTTGAGCGTCAGATGATGGTATTACGTGATCGTAATACGGATATGCATAATCGCTTAGCGCACTTAATGGATGTTGCGCGTGACAATGATCGCCTCTTTGAAAAAGTCAGACGCTTAGTGCTAGAAATACTCGATGCGCAGTCGTTAGATGAATTGGTGGGCGTGGTCGATGATAGTTTGCGCCATTCCTTTAAAGTACCTTTTTCGGCTCTGATCGTATTCAGTGATAAACCAATCAATGTAGGGCGCAGTACCAGCCTAAAAGCTGCTCAGCAGCAAATCAGTGGTGTGCTAGTTGGCGGTAAGGCCTTTTGCGGTGTGTTGCGCCCTAAGCAGCTCGAGTTCTTATTTGGTGATGAGAACGCTGTGCAGATCAAGTCAGCTGCTGTGGTTGCTTTGGATTATCAAGGCATACAAGGCGTGCTAGCGGTGGGCAGCAATGACCAGCAGTACTACAGCAGCTCTATAGACACGTTATTTTTAACCTACCTTGCTGACGTGCTCGCGCGAGTCTTAGCGCCGATGCTAGCGTCATTGCAATCGGTTAAATAA
- the cyaY gene encoding iron donor protein CyaY, translated as MSLTESQFHDLVDTTQRNLEDIIDANDIDIDIESSAGILTLTFENQHQVILSRQEPLKQLWLADRSGGFHFDYDSEQAQWFCASTQQTLTQMLSEIFLTHTQHSFDLSSL; from the coding sequence ATGAGCCTGACCGAAAGCCAGTTTCATGACCTTGTTGATACCACCCAGAGAAATCTCGAAGACATTATTGACGCGAACGATATCGACATTGATATTGAAAGCAGTGCAGGCATTTTGACCTTGACCTTTGAAAATCAGCATCAAGTGATTCTCAGCCGTCAAGAGCCACTGAAACAATTATGGTTAGCCGATCGCAGCGGCGGCTTTCATTTCGATTATGATAGTGAGCAAGCGCAATGGTTCTGTGCCAGCACGCAACAAACCTTAACGCAAATGCTAAGCGAGATATTCCTGACGCACACTCAGCACAGCTTCGATTTAAGCAGCTTGTAA
- the lysA gene encoding diaminopimelate decarboxylase produces the protein MQAFTYQKGELHAENVALSSIAEQFGTPTYVYSRAHIEAQYRSYTDALQGVEHLVCFAVKANSNIAVLNILARLGAGFDIVSIGELERVLAAGGLPERVVFSGVGKTRDEMQRALEVGVHCFNVESVDELERLQEVAAHLGVIAPVSLRVNPDVDAGTHPYISTGLKDNKFGIDINIAESVYLRAAVLSNISIKGVDCHIGSQLTTLEPFLDALDRVLLLVDRLARHGITIRHLDLGGGLGVRYQDEEPPRAGEYMAAVRERVAGRDLALVFEPGRYIVANAGVLLTRVEYLKHTEHKDFAIVDAAMNDLLRPALYQAWMDVLAVKPRTGMPRSYDVVGPVCETGDFLAKERDLTLAEGDLLTVCSAGAYGFVMSSNYNSRGRAAEVVVDGEQAYLVRRRETIAELYAHESLLPES, from the coding sequence ATGCAAGCGTTTACTTATCAAAAGGGTGAGCTGCACGCAGAAAATGTTGCGTTATCCAGCATTGCTGAACAGTTTGGCACACCAACGTATGTTTATTCACGAGCGCACATTGAGGCGCAATACCGCAGCTATACTGATGCTTTGCAAGGCGTTGAGCATTTAGTCTGTTTTGCGGTAAAAGCCAACTCAAATATTGCGGTACTTAATATTCTGGCGCGTTTAGGCGCAGGCTTTGACATTGTTTCGATTGGCGAGCTCGAGCGAGTGCTGGCAGCCGGTGGCTTACCTGAGCGCGTGGTGTTTTCTGGTGTGGGCAAAACCCGCGACGAAATGCAGCGCGCCTTAGAAGTGGGTGTGCACTGTTTTAATGTCGAGTCAGTCGATGAACTGGAGCGACTGCAAGAGGTTGCCGCGCATTTGGGTGTTATTGCGCCAGTCTCTTTGCGCGTCAATCCAGATGTGGATGCCGGTACCCACCCGTATATTTCGACAGGTTTAAAAGATAATAAGTTTGGTATTGATATCAATATTGCTGAGTCGGTTTACCTGCGTGCAGCGGTTCTCAGCAATATTTCTATCAAAGGGGTGGATTGTCACATTGGTTCGCAGTTGACCACCCTTGAGCCATTTTTAGACGCACTCGATCGTGTCTTGTTGTTGGTTGATCGTTTAGCTAGGCATGGCATTACTATCCGTCACTTAGATTTGGGCGGTGGTTTAGGTGTGCGCTATCAAGATGAAGAGCCACCTCGTGCGGGCGAATATATGGCTGCAGTGCGCGAGCGCGTAGCTGGGCGTGATTTGGCCTTAGTGTTTGAGCCCGGTCGCTACATTGTCGCCAACGCTGGCGTGTTACTGACCCGAGTTGAATACCTCAAGCATACTGAGCATAAAGATTTCGCTATTGTTGATGCAGCAATGAATGATTTGCTACGACCAGCGTTGTATCAAGCATGGATGGATGTGTTGGCTGTTAAACCACGCACAGGCATGCCACGCAGCTATGACGTTGTCGGTCCTGTATGTGAAACCGGTGATTTTCTTGCCAAAGAGCGCGACCTGACCTTAGCCGAAGGCGATTTGTTAACCGTATGCTCAGCCGGTGCCTATGGGTTTGTTATGAGTTCAAATTACAATAGCCGTGGCCGCGCAGCTGAGGTGGTGGTTGATGGCGAGCAGGCTTATTTGGTACGTCGACGTGAAACAATAGCAGAGCTATACGCCCACGAAAGCCTACTGCCGGAGTCATAG
- the hemL gene encoding glutamate-1-semialdehyde 2,1-aminomutase, which produces MSRSASLFDQAQQHIPGGVNSPVRAFAGVGGTPLFFKHAAGAYVTDEDDNRYVDYIGSWGPMILGHSHPDVIAAVREQLDHGLSYGAPTALEVEMADLICSIVPSMDMVRMTSSGTEATMSAIRLARGYTGRDSIIKFEGCYHGHSDSLLVKAGSGALTLGVPSSPGVPAAFAQHTITLPFNDVDAVAACLEEHGKDVACIIVEPVAGNMNCIPPAPGFLQGLREQCDKHGVVLIFDEVMTGFRVALGGAQALYGVTPDLTTFGKIIGGGMPVGSFGGNKKIMSHIAPLGPVYQAGTLSGNPLAMAAGLTTLKLISRPGFHDELTDYTARLLQGLQERADAAGIPFTTTQAGGMFGLFFTDRKKISSFEDATNCNLEHFKQFFHLMLEGGVYLAPSAFEAGFSSIALGDTELKITLDAAEKAFAKMKS; this is translated from the coding sequence ATGTCACGCTCAGCATCTCTTTTCGATCAAGCCCAACAGCACATTCCGGGCGGTGTAAACTCACCGGTACGCGCCTTTGCTGGTGTGGGTGGCACACCGTTATTTTTTAAGCATGCCGCCGGCGCTTATGTAACGGATGAAGACGATAACCGTTATGTGGATTATATCGGCTCATGGGGCCCAATGATTCTTGGCCACAGCCACCCTGATGTCATTGCTGCGGTGCGTGAGCAACTAGATCACGGCTTATCCTACGGTGCACCGACTGCACTGGAAGTCGAGATGGCTGATCTGATTTGCAGCATTGTGCCTTCAATGGACATGGTACGCATGACCAGCTCTGGTACCGAAGCCACTATGAGCGCCATTCGCTTGGCGCGTGGCTACACCGGACGCGACAGCATTATCAAATTTGAAGGCTGCTACCACGGTCACTCTGACAGTCTGCTGGTAAAAGCTGGCTCCGGCGCACTGACCTTAGGCGTGCCCAGCTCACCTGGCGTGCCTGCCGCATTTGCTCAGCACACCATCACCCTACCGTTTAACGATGTTGATGCGGTTGCGGCCTGCTTAGAAGAGCATGGCAAAGACGTCGCCTGCATTATTGTTGAGCCGGTGGCCGGCAACATGAACTGCATTCCACCTGCACCTGGCTTTTTGCAAGGCTTGCGCGAGCAGTGTGACAAGCACGGCGTTGTACTGATTTTTGACGAAGTGATGACCGGCTTCCGTGTTGCCCTTGGTGGCGCGCAAGCGCTGTACGGCGTCACCCCTGACTTGACCACATTCGGTAAGATCATTGGCGGCGGTATGCCAGTGGGCTCTTTTGGTGGCAACAAAAAAATCATGTCGCACATTGCACCGCTGGGCCCTGTTTACCAAGCAGGCACGTTGTCCGGTAACCCACTGGCAATGGCAGCGGGCTTGACCACTCTGAAACTGATCAGCCGTCCTGGCTTCCATGATGAATTAACGGACTACACTGCACGTTTACTGCAAGGCTTGCAGGAGCGCGCTGATGCGGCGGGCATTCCATTTACCACTACGCAAGCGGGCGGTATGTTTGGTTTGTTCTTCACTGATCGTAAAAAAATCAGCAGCTTTGAGGACGCCACCAACTGTAACCTTGAGCACTTTAAGCAGTTCTTCCATTTGATGCTTGAAGGTGGCGTGTATCTGGCGCCAAGTGCTTTTGAAGCAGGCTTTAGCTCCATTGCGCTGGGTGATACCGAGTTGAAAATTACTTTGGACGCGGCTGAAAAAGCCTTTGCCAAAATGAAAAGCTAA
- a CDS encoding lipoprotein, with the protein MKRIVLPFVVLAVMLMGLTACGQKGPLYDPDDEKAAHEHRKDRYEL; encoded by the coding sequence ATGAAGCGTATTGTGCTTCCATTTGTTGTATTGGCAGTGATGTTAATGGGTTTAACCGCCTGCGGCCAAAAGGGCCCTCTGTATGATCCGGATGATGAGAAAGCTGCGCACGAGCACCGTAAAGACCGTTACGAACTTTAA
- a CDS encoding bifunctional hydroxymethylpyrimidine kinase/phosphomethylpyrimidine kinase — MNTYTSRPSVLCLSGHDPVGGAGLQADIEALIAQGCHATPVITALTIQDTVNVSDFKILEHDWVMAQAQAILQDLPISAIKLGMLGSLAMVDTVAEIIQQLPQTPFVCDPVLRAGGGGALGKDEVGYALRAKLMPLAAIVTPNLPEARILAELPNGSADECAQVLLKHCDNLLITGGHGDENQVHNRLYCADGSTHTFTCARLPGEYHGSGCTLASTLAGRLALGEALVSAVESALNYTWRTLRDAEAPGRGQYIPRRLPLDFCRP; from the coding sequence ATGAATACATATACGTCTCGCCCTTCTGTACTGTGCCTGTCGGGTCACGATCCTGTTGGTGGTGCTGGCTTGCAAGCGGATATTGAAGCGCTGATCGCCCAAGGCTGTCACGCCACGCCTGTAATTACTGCGCTAACCATTCAAGACACTGTCAATGTCAGTGATTTTAAAATTCTTGAACATGATTGGGTGATGGCGCAAGCGCAGGCAATTTTGCAAGACTTACCAATTTCGGCAATTAAGCTGGGTATGCTTGGCTCACTGGCGATGGTTGACACAGTTGCTGAAATCATCCAACAACTGCCTCAGACACCTTTTGTCTGCGACCCTGTGCTGCGTGCCGGCGGCGGTGGTGCTTTAGGTAAAGACGAAGTGGGCTATGCCCTGCGTGCTAAGTTAATGCCCTTAGCAGCAATCGTTACGCCAAATCTACCCGAAGCTCGAATCCTTGCTGAGTTACCCAATGGTAGCGCGGATGAATGCGCCCAAGTGCTGCTCAAGCATTGTGACAACCTATTGATTACCGGTGGCCATGGTGATGAAAACCAGGTGCACAATCGCCTGTATTGTGCAGACGGCAGCACGCACACTTTCACCTGTGCGCGCTTGCCCGGCGAATACCACGGCTCGGGCTGCACTTTAGCCAGCACATTAGCGGGCCGCTTAGCCTTAGGTGAAGCACTGGTTAGCGCCGTTGAGTCAGCACTGAACTATACTTGGCGCACCTTGCGTGATGCCGAAGCCCCTGGTCGCGGACAATATATTCCACGCCGTCTACCTTTGGACTTCTGCCGCCCATGA
- the thiE gene encoding thiamine phosphate synthase, with the protein MTQKTNALRGLYAITDSALLADGRLLPYCEAALRGGAKILQYRDKSSDTVRRLSEAHALQALCQRYSARLIINDDLALAAKIGADLHLGQTDGNLLSARQQLGADAIIGSTCHAQLELAEQAVEQQADYIAFGRFYASQTKPGDVLATTQLLQQAQQLNRPIVAIGGITLNNGGELIQHGAAMLAVIHGLFAADSAAAVEQRARAFSALFTD; encoded by the coding sequence ATGACGCAAAAAACAAACGCATTACGCGGCTTATATGCCATCACCGACTCAGCACTGCTCGCTGATGGGCGCTTGCTGCCCTACTGTGAAGCAGCGCTGCGTGGCGGTGCAAAGATTTTGCAATACCGTGACAAATCCAGCGATACAGTACGCCGCTTAAGCGAGGCGCACGCTTTGCAAGCACTTTGCCAACGTTATAGTGCACGACTGATTATTAATGATGACCTGGCCTTGGCCGCTAAAATTGGTGCTGATTTACACCTCGGCCAAACAGATGGCAATCTACTCAGCGCACGCCAGCAACTCGGTGCAGACGCCATAATCGGTTCGACCTGCCATGCGCAGCTTGAGCTTGCCGAGCAGGCTGTAGAACAGCAGGCTGATTATATTGCTTTTGGCCGTTTTTATGCTTCGCAAACCAAGCCTGGTGATGTTTTAGCCACCACGCAGCTGCTTCAGCAGGCACAGCAGCTTAATCGCCCAATCGTCGCCATTGGTGGTATCACGTTAAATAATGGTGGCGAATTGATTCAGCATGGCGCAGCAATGCTCGCCGTGATTCATGGCTTATTTGCAGCAGACTCAGCTGCTGCCGTTGAACAACGAGCGCGAGCTTTTAGCGCGCTTTTTACTGATTAA